The Streptomyces sp. Alt3 genome has a segment encoding these proteins:
- a CDS encoding adenine phosphoribosyltransferase, translating to MTGTSVTDTTRELLLSRIRDVPDYPKPGVLFKDITPLLADPVAFTALTDFFVELCARHGATKVVGLEARGFILAAPVAVRAGLGFVPVRKAGKLPGATLGQAYELEYGTAEIEIHAEDLSADDRVMVIDDVLATGGTAEASLELIRRAGAQVAGVSVLMELGFLAGRDRLGAGLREAPLEALITL from the coding sequence ATGACCGGCACGAGCGTCACCGACACGACCCGGGAGCTGCTGCTCAGCCGGATCCGCGACGTACCGGACTATCCGAAGCCCGGAGTGCTGTTCAAGGACATCACCCCCCTGCTCGCGGACCCGGTCGCCTTCACCGCGCTCACCGACTTCTTCGTGGAGCTGTGCGCACGGCACGGGGCCACCAAGGTCGTCGGACTGGAGGCGCGCGGCTTCATCCTGGCCGCGCCGGTGGCGGTCCGGGCCGGGCTCGGGTTCGTCCCCGTGCGCAAGGCCGGGAAGCTGCCCGGTGCCACGCTGGGGCAGGCGTACGAGCTGGAGTACGGCACGGCTGAGATCGAGATCCACGCCGAGGACCTGTCCGCCGACGACCGCGTCATGGTCATCGACGACGTCCTGGCCACCGGCGGCACCGCCGAGGCATCGCTGGAGCTCATCCGGCGGGCCGGTGCGCAGGTCGCGGGGGTGTCCGTCCTCATGGAGCTCGGTTTCCTCGCCGGCCGCGACCGGCTCGGGGCGGGGCTGCGGGAAGCCCCGCTGGAGGCTCTGATCACCCTCTGA
- a CDS encoding LemA family protein: MIEILIWTVVALFAIGLYLSWTAGRLDRLHARIDAARAALDAQLLRRASVTQELATSGVLDPAASIVLYEAAHAARQAEEEQREVAESELSTALRAVFGEPAQVDAVKEFPGGEDAARELAAAVRRVPMARRFHNDSVRAARALRRHRTVRLLRLAGHAPFPLAFEMDDEPPVALADRPGS; the protein is encoded by the coding sequence GTGATCGAAATCCTCATCTGGACCGTCGTCGCGCTCTTCGCGATCGGCCTGTACCTCAGCTGGACCGCAGGGCGGCTCGACCGGCTCCACGCGCGCATCGACGCGGCGCGGGCCGCGCTCGACGCCCAGCTGCTGCGCCGTGCCTCGGTCACCCAGGAACTGGCCACGTCCGGGGTCCTGGACCCCGCCGCGTCGATCGTGCTGTACGAGGCCGCCCACGCCGCACGGCAGGCCGAGGAGGAGCAGCGTGAGGTCGCGGAGAGCGAGCTGAGCACCGCCCTGCGGGCCGTCTTCGGTGAGCCGGCACAGGTCGACGCCGTGAAGGAGTTCCCGGGCGGTGAGGACGCGGCGAGGGAACTGGCCGCCGCCGTACGCCGGGTGCCGATGGCGCGCCGTTTCCACAACGATTCGGTGCGGGCCGCCCGCGCCCTGCGCAGGCACCGGACGGTGCGACTGCTCCGGCTCGCCGGCCACGCCCCGTTCCCGCTCGCCTTCGAGATGGACGACGAGCCGCCGGTGGCCCTGGCGGACCGCCCCGGCAGCTGA
- the pdxT gene encoding pyridoxal 5'-phosphate synthase glutaminase subunit PdxT, with protein MTDTPVIGVLALQGDVREHLTALAVADALARPVRRPVELAEVDGLVIPGGESTTMSKLAVIFGMLEPLRERVASGMPVYGTCAGMILLADKILNPSPSSRLRSSGGDPVPGQETVGGIDMIVRRNAFGRQNESFEAAVEMDGVPGGPVEGVFIRAPWVESVGARAEVLAVHGGHIVAVRQGNALATSFHPELTGDHRVHALFTDMVRAVG; from the coding sequence ATGACCGACACCCCTGTCATCGGAGTCCTGGCGCTCCAGGGCGACGTACGGGAACACCTGACCGCCCTGGCCGTGGCGGACGCCCTGGCCAGGCCGGTCAGGCGGCCCGTGGAGCTCGCCGAGGTCGACGGGCTGGTCATCCCCGGCGGCGAGTCCACCACGATGTCCAAGCTGGCGGTGATCTTCGGGATGCTGGAGCCGCTGCGCGAGCGGGTCGCCTCGGGGATGCCCGTGTACGGAACCTGCGCCGGGATGATCCTGCTGGCCGACAAGATCCTCAACCCTTCCCCGAGCTCTCGACTCCGTTCGAGCGGGGGAGACCCCGTGCCCGGCCAGGAGACGGTCGGCGGCATCGACATGATCGTGCGCCGTAACGCTTTCGGGCGGCAGAACGAGTCCTTCGAGGCGGCCGTCGAGATGGACGGGGTTCCCGGCGGACCCGTCGAGGGCGTCTTCATCCGGGCCCCCTGGGTGGAGTCGGTCGGCGCCCGCGCCGAGGTCCTCGCGGTGCACGGCGGCCATATCGTGGCCGTACGCCAGGGAAACGCCCTGGCGACGTCGTTCCACCCGGAGCTGACCGGGGACCACCGTGTGCACGCGCTCTTCACCGACATGGTGCGCGCCGTGGGCTGA
- the yajC gene encoding preprotein translocase subunit YajC, with protein sequence MSLVTLLPFIVLIGAMFLMTRSAKKKQQAAAQMRNDMQPGTGVRTIGGMYATVKEIQDDTVLLEVAPGVHAVYAKNAIGAVLDDAEYNRIVHGDDELEGEDTVVPDDASSLTDGESADDDVAKIDLGKKAEDDAAPKDTEVKGSEVKDAKADGEGDAK encoded by the coding sequence GTGAGTCTCGTGACCCTCCTCCCCTTCATCGTGCTCATCGGGGCCATGTTCCTGATGACCCGGTCCGCCAAGAAGAAGCAGCAGGCGGCTGCGCAGATGCGCAACGACATGCAGCCCGGCACCGGCGTCCGGACGATCGGAGGCATGTACGCCACCGTCAAGGAGATTCAGGACGACACGGTTCTCCTCGAGGTCGCACCCGGCGTCCACGCCGTCTACGCGAAGAACGCCATCGGCGCGGTCCTGGACGACGCGGAGTACAACCGCATCGTCCACGGCGACGACGAGCTGGAGGGCGAGGACACGGTCGTGCCCGACGACGCCTCCTCGCTCACCGACGGTGAGTCCGCGGACGACGACGTCGCGAAGATCGACCTGGGCAAGAAGGCCGAGGACGACGCAGCGCCGAAGGACACCGAGGTCAAGGGCTCCGAGGTCAAGGACGCCAAGGCCGACGGCGAGGGCGACGCGAAGTAG
- the ruvA gene encoding Holliday junction branch migration protein RuvA → MIAFVSGPVAALAPTTAVIEVGGIGMAVQCTPETLAGLRIGTDARLATSLVVREDSLTLYGFADDDERQVFELLQTASGVGPRLAQAMLATHSPDALRIAVATGDEKALTAVSGIGKKGAQKLLLELKDRLGDPVGARIGQQGVGTAVSSSWRDQLQAALIGLGYATREADEAVTAVTPQAEAAIAGGGQAPVPQLLRAALQTLNRAR, encoded by the coding sequence ATGATCGCCTTCGTCTCCGGCCCGGTGGCCGCCCTAGCCCCGACCACGGCCGTGATCGAGGTCGGCGGCATCGGCATGGCCGTCCAGTGCACGCCCGAAACCCTCGCCGGACTGCGGATCGGCACGGACGCCAGGCTGGCCACCTCCCTGGTCGTCCGGGAGGACTCGCTCACCCTCTACGGCTTCGCGGACGACGACGAGCGGCAGGTCTTCGAGCTGCTCCAGACCGCCAGCGGCGTGGGCCCCCGGCTCGCCCAGGCGATGCTCGCCACCCACAGCCCCGACGCCCTGCGCATCGCCGTCGCCACCGGTGACGAGAAGGCGCTCACCGCCGTGTCCGGCATCGGCAAGAAGGGCGCCCAGAAGCTCCTCCTCGAACTCAAGGACCGGCTCGGCGACCCGGTCGGCGCGCGCATCGGGCAGCAGGGCGTCGGCACGGCCGTCAGCTCCTCCTGGCGCGACCAGCTGCAGGCCGCCCTCATCGGCCTCGGCTACGCCACCCGGGAGGCCGACGAGGCGGTGACCGCCGTGACTCCGCAGGCCGAGGCGGCGATCGCCGGGGGCGGCCAGGCACCCGTGCCCCAGCTGCTCCGTGCAGCCCTGCAGACGCTCAACCGCGCACGCTGA
- the ruvB gene encoding Holliday junction branch migration DNA helicase RuvB, translated as MNWDETGPDTGDLTDERLDDRLVDAGADGEDTAVEAALRPKDLHEFVGQEKVREQLDLVLKAARARGATADHVLLSGAPGLGKTTLSMIIAAEMGAPIRITSGPAIQHAGDLAAILSSLQEGEVLFLDEIHRMSRPAEEMLYMAMEDFRVDVIVGKGPGATAIPLELPPFTLVGATTRAGLLPPPLRDRFGFTGHMEFYAPTELERVIHRSAGLLDVAIDTAGAAEIAGRSRGTPRIANRLLRRVRDYAQVKAEGRIDRDIAAAALRVYEVDARGLDRLDRAVLGALLKLFGGGPVGLSTLAVAVGEERETVEEVAEPFLVREGLLARTPRGRVATPAAWAHLGLVPPQQGAKGQQGLFGA; from the coding sequence ATGAACTGGGACGAGACCGGGCCCGACACCGGCGACCTCACCGACGAGCGGCTGGACGACCGCCTGGTCGACGCCGGCGCGGACGGCGAGGACACCGCGGTCGAGGCCGCCCTGCGCCCGAAGGACCTCCACGAATTCGTCGGCCAGGAGAAGGTGCGCGAACAGCTCGACCTGGTCCTCAAGGCCGCCCGCGCCCGCGGCGCCACCGCCGACCACGTCCTGCTCTCCGGCGCCCCCGGCCTGGGCAAGACCACCCTCTCCATGATCATCGCTGCGGAGATGGGCGCCCCGATCCGGATCACCTCGGGCCCCGCGATCCAGCACGCCGGAGACCTCGCGGCGATCCTTTCCTCCCTCCAGGAGGGGGAAGTCCTCTTCCTCGACGAGATCCACCGGATGTCGCGGCCCGCCGAGGAGATGCTCTACATGGCGATGGAGGACTTCCGGGTCGACGTCATCGTCGGGAAGGGCCCCGGCGCCACGGCCATCCCGCTGGAACTGCCCCCCTTCACCCTCGTCGGCGCCACCACCAGGGCAGGACTGCTCCCGCCCCCGCTGCGCGACCGCTTCGGCTTCACCGGACACATGGAGTTCTACGCCCCCACCGAGCTGGAGCGGGTCATCCACCGCTCCGCCGGCCTGCTCGACGTCGCCATAGACACCGCCGGCGCCGCTGAGATCGCCGGACGCTCCCGGGGCACCCCCCGCATCGCCAACCGCCTGCTGCGCCGCGTCCGCGACTACGCCCAGGTGAAGGCGGAAGGACGGATCGACCGGGACATCGCCGCCGCCGCCCTGCGGGTGTACGAGGTCGACGCCCGGGGACTCGACCGGCTGGACCGTGCGGTGCTGGGCGCCCTGCTGAAACTCTTCGGCGGAGGCCCCGTCGGGCTGTCCACCCTCGCGGTGGCCGTGGGGGAGGAACGCGAGACGGTCGAGGAGGTCGCCGAGCCCTTCCTCGTACGGGAAGGACTCCTCGCCAGGACCCCGCGCGGCAGGGTCGCGACCCCCGCGGCGTGGGCCCACCTCGGCCTGGTCCCTCCGCAGCAAGGCGCAAAGGGACAACAGGGCCTGTTCGGGGCGTGA
- the secF gene encoding protein translocase subunit SecF gives MSRLGNLGARLYRGEVGYDFIGKRKIWYGVSILITITAILGLAVSGLNMGIEFKGGAVFTTDTKAKVSVSQAHEDAVEASGHEAIVQELGNGGLRIQITEVDTKKADQIKTQLAEDLGIPEAKINADLVGPSWGEQIANKAWAGLGIFMVLVVVYLAIAFEWRMAVAALIALIHDITITVGVYALVGFEVTPGTVIGLLTILGYSLYDTVVVFDSLKEGTNGITKQTRWTYSEIANRSINGTLVRSINTTVVALLPVAGLLFIGGGVLGAGMLNDISLSLFVGLAAGAYSSIFIATPLVADLKEREPQIKALKKRILAKRAAAAAKGESAEDERDDLADDDSEPAGAVVGQRRQPGGHGRTPRNR, from the coding sequence ATGTCGCGACTCGGCAATCTCGGCGCCCGGCTCTACCGTGGCGAGGTCGGTTACGACTTCATCGGCAAGCGCAAGATCTGGTACGGCGTCTCGATCCTGATCACCATCACGGCCATCCTCGGCCTGGCGGTCAGCGGCCTGAACATGGGCATCGAGTTCAAGGGCGGTGCCGTCTTCACGACCGACACCAAGGCCAAGGTGTCCGTCTCCCAGGCCCACGAGGACGCGGTCGAGGCCTCCGGCCACGAGGCGATCGTCCAGGAACTCGGCAACGGCGGGCTCCGGATCCAGATCACCGAGGTCGACACCAAGAAGGCCGACCAGATCAAGACCCAGCTCGCCGAGGACCTCGGCATCCCCGAGGCGAAGATCAACGCGGACCTCGTCGGCCCCAGCTGGGGTGAGCAGATCGCCAACAAGGCCTGGGCCGGCCTGGGCATCTTCATGGTCCTCGTGGTGGTCTACCTGGCCATCGCCTTCGAGTGGCGGATGGCCGTCGCGGCCCTCATCGCGCTGATCCACGACATCACGATCACCGTCGGTGTCTACGCCCTCGTCGGCTTCGAGGTCACCCCCGGCACCGTGATCGGTCTCCTGACGATCCTCGGTTACTCCCTCTACGACACGGTCGTCGTCTTCGACAGCCTCAAGGAGGGTACGAACGGGATCACCAAGCAGACCCGCTGGACCTACAGCGAGATCGCGAACCGGTCCATCAACGGCACGCTGGTGCGGTCCATCAACACCACCGTCGTCGCGCTGCTCCCGGTCGCCGGTCTGCTGTTCATCGGTGGCGGTGTCCTCGGCGCGGGCATGCTGAACGACATCTCGCTGTCGCTCTTCGTCGGCCTCGCCGCCGGTGCGTACTCCTCCATCTTCATCGCCACCCCGCTGGTCGCCGACCTCAAGGAACGCGAGCCGCAGATAAAGGCACTGAAGAAGAGGATCCTCGCCAAGCGGGCCGCCGCGGCAGCCAAGGGCGAGTCCGCCGAGGACGAGCGTGACGACCTGGCGGACGACGACTCGGAGCCCGCGGGTGCCGTGGTCGGTCAGCGCCGCCAGCCGGGCGGTCACGGCCGGACCCCGAGGAACCGCTGA
- the pdxS gene encoding pyridoxal 5'-phosphate synthase lyase subunit PdxS: MSTLPSTPQSAETPATGTARVKRGMAEQLKGGVIMDVVDAEQAKIAEDAGAVAVMALERVPADIRKDGGVARMSDPNMIEEIIGAVSIPVMAKSRIGHFVEAQVLQSLGVDYIDESEVLTPADEVNHSDKFAFTTPFVCGATNLGEALRRIAEGAAMIRSKGEAGTGNVVEAVRHLRQIKNEIARLRGYDNNELYAAAKELRAPYELVKEVSELGRLPVVLFSAGGVATPADAALMRQLGAEGVFVGSGIFKSGDPAKRAAAIVKATTFHDDPKVIADASRNLGEAMVGINCDTLPEGERYANRGW, translated from the coding sequence GTGTCCACGCTTCCCAGCACCCCGCAGTCCGCCGAGACCCCGGCCACCGGCACCGCCCGAGTCAAGCGCGGCATGGCCGAGCAGCTCAAGGGCGGCGTGATCATGGACGTCGTCGACGCCGAGCAGGCGAAGATCGCCGAGGACGCGGGTGCCGTGGCCGTCATGGCGCTCGAGCGGGTGCCCGCCGACATCCGCAAGGACGGCGGCGTGGCCCGGATGTCGGACCCGAACATGATCGAGGAGATCATCGGGGCCGTCTCCATCCCGGTCATGGCCAAGTCCCGCATCGGCCACTTCGTCGAGGCCCAGGTGCTCCAGTCCCTCGGCGTCGACTACATCGACGAGTCCGAGGTGCTCACCCCGGCCGACGAGGTGAACCACAGCGACAAGTTCGCCTTCACCACCCCGTTCGTCTGCGGCGCCACGAACCTGGGCGAGGCCCTGCGCCGGATCGCCGAGGGCGCCGCGATGATCCGCTCCAAGGGCGAGGCGGGCACGGGCAACGTCGTCGAGGCCGTGCGCCACCTGCGCCAGATCAAGAACGAGATCGCCCGGCTGCGCGGCTACGACAACAACGAGCTGTACGCCGCCGCGAAGGAGCTCCGCGCGCCCTACGAGCTGGTCAAGGAGGTCTCCGAGCTCGGCCGGCTGCCCGTCGTCCTGTTCTCGGCCGGTGGTGTGGCCACCCCCGCGGACGCGGCCCTGATGCGTCAGCTCGGCGCCGAGGGCGTCTTCGTGGGCTCCGGCATCTTCAAGTCCGGCGACCCGGCCAAGCGTGCCGCCGCCATCGTGAAGGCCACCACCTTCCACGACGACCCGAAGGTCATCGCGGACGCCTCGCGCAACCTGGGCGAGGCCATGGTCGGCATCAACTGCGACACGCTGCCCGAGGGCGAGCGCTACGCCAACCGCGGCTGGTAA
- a CDS encoding YebC/PmpR family DNA-binding transcriptional regulator, whose translation MSGHSKWATTKHKKAVIDAKRGKLFAKMIKNIEVAARTGGADVSGNPTLFDAIQKAKKSSVPNKNIDSAVKRGAGLEAGGADYETIMYEGYGPNGVAVLIECLTDNRNRAASDVRVAMTRNGGSMADPGSVSYLFNRKGVVIVPKGELSEDDVLGAVLEAGAEEVNDLGDTFEVLSEATDMVAVRTALQDASIDYDSAEANFVPTMQVELDEEGARKIFKLIDALEDSDDVQNVFANFDVSDEVMEKVDA comes from the coding sequence ATGTCCGGCCACTCTAAATGGGCTACGACGAAGCACAAGAAGGCCGTGATCGACGCCAAGCGCGGCAAGCTCTTCGCGAAGATGATCAAAAACATCGAGGTCGCGGCCCGCACGGGCGGCGCCGACGTGTCCGGCAACCCGACCCTCTTCGACGCCATCCAGAAGGCCAAGAAGAGCTCGGTCCCGAACAAGAACATCGACTCGGCGGTCAAGCGCGGTGCCGGCCTGGAGGCCGGCGGCGCCGACTACGAGACGATCATGTACGAGGGCTACGGCCCGAACGGCGTCGCGGTGCTCATCGAGTGCCTCACCGACAACCGCAACCGTGCCGCGTCCGACGTCCGTGTCGCCATGACGCGCAACGGCGGTTCGATGGCGGACCCGGGCTCGGTCTCGTACCTGTTCAACCGCAAGGGCGTCGTGATCGTCCCCAAGGGCGAGCTGTCCGAGGACGACGTGCTCGGTGCCGTGCTCGAGGCGGGTGCCGAGGAGGTCAACGACCTCGGTGACACCTTCGAGGTGCTCAGCGAGGCCACCGACATGGTCGCGGTCCGCACTGCGCTGCAGGACGCCTCCATCGACTACGACTCGGCCGAGGCCAACTTCGTCCCGACCATGCAGGTCGAGCTCGACGAGGAGGGCGCGCGCAAGATCTTCAAGCTGATCGACGCGCTGGAGGACAGCGACGACGTGCAGAACGTCTTCGCCAACTTCGACGTCTCCGACGAGGTCATGGAGAAGGTCGACGCCTGA
- the secD gene encoding protein translocase subunit SecD — MAAPKKGRGSTGGQGRPGRALALILIAMVALTGGMFLSGHTTPRLGIDLAGGTSITLKAKSQPGKPEAINETNMNTAVSIIERRVNGLGVSEAEVQTQGASNIIVNIPKGTNSAQAREQVGTTAQLYFRPVLTVTGGAPTPEGSASPSASGSGEPSATPSAKASDPETASNSKTTPSADSTTQGRAVTDALKKDATPTPSGTAGAGESDAPAATETPDAATAALQKKFTELDCTDKAARAAAGDGVKPTDPTVACSSEGDAKYLLGPAEVSGTDVDDAKAQFDQQRGIWLVSMEFTDKGSKKFQTITKKLSAQQSPANQFAISLDGEVVSAPQVNETLSGSAEISGSFTQQSAEDLANVLSYGALPLSFSEDTVTTVTAALGGEQLEAGLIAGAIGLALVVIYLVAYYRGLALIALLSLVASGILTYTIMALLGPAIGFALNLPAVCGAIVAIGITADSFIVYFERIRDEIREGRTLRPAVERAWPRARRTILVSDFVSFLAAAVLFLVTVGKVQGFAFTLGLTTLLDVVVVFLFTKPVMTLMARTKFFGGGHPWSGLDPKRLGAKPPLRRSRRVNARTDHPKEA; from the coding sequence GTGGCAGCACCGAAGAAAGGCCGGGGCTCAACCGGTGGACAGGGCAGGCCGGGCCGTGCCCTGGCACTGATCCTCATCGCCATGGTCGCCCTGACCGGCGGGATGTTCCTGTCCGGTCACACCACGCCCCGGCTCGGTATCGACCTGGCCGGCGGCACGTCGATCACCCTCAAGGCCAAGAGCCAGCCCGGCAAGCCCGAGGCGATCAACGAGACCAACATGAACACCGCGGTCAGCATCATCGAACGCCGTGTCAATGGTCTGGGTGTCTCCGAGGCCGAGGTTCAGACCCAGGGCGCATCCAACATCATCGTCAACATCCCCAAGGGGACGAATTCGGCACAGGCCCGGGAGCAGGTCGGCACGACCGCCCAGCTGTACTTCCGGCCCGTGCTCACGGTCACCGGCGGCGCACCGACGCCCGAAGGTTCCGCGAGCCCGTCCGCGAGCGGATCCGGGGAGCCGAGCGCCACGCCCAGTGCGAAGGCGAGCGACCCGGAGACGGCCTCGAATTCGAAGACGACGCCCTCGGCCGACTCCACCACCCAGGGCCGTGCCGTCACCGACGCCCTGAAGAAGGACGCGACGCCGACCCCCTCCGGCACCGCCGGTGCCGGGGAGTCGGACGCCCCCGCCGCGACCGAGACGCCCGACGCGGCCACCGCGGCGCTCCAGAAGAAGTTCACCGAGCTCGACTGCACCGACAAGGCGGCCCGCGCGGCCGCCGGCGACGGTGTGAAGCCGACGGACCCCACGGTCGCGTGCAGCTCCGAGGGTGACGCCAAGTACCTCCTCGGCCCGGCCGAGGTCTCCGGTACGGACGTCGACGACGCGAAGGCCCAGTTCGACCAGCAGCGCGGCATCTGGCTCGTCTCCATGGAGTTCACCGACAAGGGCTCCAAGAAGTTCCAGACGATCACCAAGAAGCTCTCGGCGCAGCAGTCCCCGGCGAACCAGTTCGCGATCTCCCTCGACGGCGAGGTCGTCTCCGCACCCCAGGTGAACGAGACGCTCAGCGGCAGCGCCGAGATCTCCGGCAGCTTCACGCAGCAGTCGGCGGAGGACCTGGCCAACGTCCTGTCCTACGGCGCGCTCCCGCTCTCCTTCAGCGAGGACACCGTCACCACGGTCACCGCCGCCCTCGGCGGCGAGCAGCTGGAGGCCGGTCTCATCGCCGGTGCCATCGGACTGGCCCTGGTCGTCATCTACCTGGTGGCCTACTACCGCGGTCTGGCGCTCATCGCGCTCCTCAGCCTGGTGGCCTCCGGAATCCTGACCTACACGATCATGGCCCTGCTCGGCCCGGCCATCGGCTTCGCGCTGAACCTCCCGGCCGTCTGCGGTGCGATCGTGGCGATCGGTATCACGGCGGACTCGTTCATCGTCTACTTCGAACGCATCCGGGACGAGATCCGTGAGGGCCGCACACTCCGTCCGGCCGTCGAGCGCGCCTGGCCGCGAGCCCGTCGCACCATCCTCGTGTCCGACTTCGTGTCGTTCCTCGCGGCGGCGGTGCTCTTCCTCGTCACCGTCGGCAAGGTCCAGGGCTTCGCGTTCACGCTCGGCCTCACGACCCTGCTCGACGTCGTCGTGGTGTTCCTCTTCACCAAGCCCGTCATGACGCTGATGGCCCGCACGAAGTTCTTCGGCGGCGGTCACCCGTGGTCCGGCCTGGACCCGAAGCGGCTCGGTGCCAAGCCGCCGCTGCGCCGCTCGCGCCGCGTCAACGCCCGTACCGACCACCCGAAGGAGGCGTGA
- a CDS encoding glycosyltransferase family 4 protein: MKIGIVCPYSWDVPGGVQFHIRDLAEHLIRLGHDVSVLAPADDETPLPPYVVSAGRAVPVPYNGSVARLNFGFLSAARVRRWLNDGTFDVIHIHEPTAPSLGLLTCWAAQGPIVATFHTSNPRSRAMIAAYPILQPALEKISARIAVSEYARRTLVEHLGGDAVVIPNGVDVDFFARAEPKAEWQGGTIGFIGRIDEPRKGLPVLMKALPAILAARPETRLLVAGRGDEEEAVASLPKEMRSRVEFLGMVSDEDKARLLRSVDVYVAPNTGGESFGIILVEALSAGAPVLASDLDAFAQVLDQGSAGDLFANEDADALAAAAIRLLGDPERREGLRERGSAHVRRFDWTTVGADILAVYETVTDGAAAVDTDERTGLRARFGLARD; this comes from the coding sequence GTGAAGATCGGCATCGTCTGCCCGTACTCCTGGGACGTCCCGGGCGGGGTGCAGTTCCACATCCGCGACCTGGCCGAACACCTGATCCGCCTCGGCCACGACGTCTCGGTGCTCGCGCCCGCCGACGACGAGACGCCGCTCCCGCCGTACGTCGTGTCCGCGGGCCGGGCGGTGCCCGTCCCGTACAACGGCTCGGTCGCCCGGCTGAACTTCGGGTTCCTGTCCGCCGCGCGCGTCCGGCGCTGGCTGAACGACGGCACCTTCGACGTCATCCACATCCACGAGCCCACCGCGCCCTCGCTGGGCCTGCTCACCTGCTGGGCGGCGCAGGGGCCGATCGTGGCCACCTTCCACACGTCCAACCCGCGCTCCAGGGCGATGATCGCGGCGTACCCGATCCTCCAGCCCGCGCTGGAGAAGATCAGCGCGCGGATCGCGGTGAGCGAGTACGCGCGGCGGACGCTGGTCGAGCACCTCGGCGGCGACGCCGTGGTCATCCCCAACGGCGTCGACGTGGACTTCTTCGCCCGGGCCGAGCCGAAGGCCGAGTGGCAGGGCGGCACGATCGGCTTCATAGGGCGCATCGACGAACCGCGCAAGGGACTGCCCGTCCTCATGAAGGCGCTCCCGGCGATCCTCGCCGCCCGTCCGGAGACGAGGCTCCTCGTCGCCGGACGCGGTGACGAGGAGGAGGCGGTCGCCTCGCTGCCGAAGGAGATGCGCTCGCGCGTCGAGTTCCTCGGCATGGTGAGCGACGAGGACAAGGCACGGCTGCTGCGCAGCGTCGACGTGTACGTCGCGCCGAACACCGGTGGCGAGAGCTTCGGCATCATCCTGGTCGAGGCACTGTCGGCGGGAGCGCCCGTCCTCGCCAGCGACCTGGACGCCTTCGCTCAGGTGCTCGACCAGGGTTCCGCCGGTGACCTGTTCGCCAACGAGGACGCGGACGCCCTGGCCGCGGCCGCGATCCGGCTGCTGGGCGACCCGGAGCGGCGCGAGGGACTCCGGGAACGCGGCAGCGCGCATGTGCGCCGCTTCGACTGGACGACGGTCGGTGCGGACATCCTCGCGGTGTACGAGACGGTCACGGACGGAGCGGCAGCCGTGGACACCGACGAACGCACGGGGCTCCGCGCGCGCTTCGGCCTCGCGAGGGACTGA
- the ruvC gene encoding crossover junction endodeoxyribonuclease RuvC yields MRVLGVDPGLTRCGVGVVEGVAGRPLTMVGVGVVRTPADAELGHRLVAIERGIEQWLDEHRPEFVAVERVFAQHNVRTVMGTAQASAVAMLCASRRGIPVALHTPSEVKAAVTGSGRADKAQVGAMVTRLLRLDAPPKPADAADALALAICHIWRAPAQNRLQQAVAAHRTLKGRTA; encoded by the coding sequence GTGCGGGTGTTGGGTGTGGACCCGGGGCTGACCCGGTGCGGTGTCGGAGTCGTCGAGGGCGTCGCCGGACGGCCGCTCACCATGGTGGGCGTCGGCGTCGTGCGTACCCCGGCCGACGCGGAGCTCGGCCACCGGCTGGTCGCCATCGAGCGGGGCATCGAGCAGTGGCTCGACGAACACCGCCCCGAGTTCGTGGCGGTGGAGCGGGTGTTCGCCCAGCACAACGTCCGCACGGTCATGGGCACGGCCCAGGCCAGCGCGGTCGCGATGCTCTGCGCGTCCCGCCGCGGCATCCCCGTCGCCCTGCACACGCCCAGCGAGGTCAAGGCGGCCGTCACCGGATCAGGACGCGCCGACAAGGCGCAGGTCGGGGCGATGGTGACCCGCTTGCTGCGCCTCGACGCACCCCCGAAGCCCGCCGACGCCGCCGACGCCCTCGCCCTCGCCATCTGCCACATCTGGCGCGCGCCCGCGCAGAACCGACTGCAGCAGGCCGTCGCCGCCCATCGCACGCTGAAAGGCCGTACCGCATGA